From the Phaeodactylum tricornutum CCAP 1055/1 chromosome 24, whole genome shotgun sequence genome, one window contains:
- a CDS encoding predicted protein — MTIDDEETDKSSTQSPKKALQVFIRRPHKKGVHKLEHKRSSSPSVASRKRSGQLVISSNHGLPSIGRKVSEIRKPVLTSVHRSEIDTNDLFRENDDSVFPDVACVSDTLLAIQSLKNGSRSQTIAIPLTQAPGRQAQQRAPHYIHGILECQLYILIKDANNHFPSVGGTVPSLQVSTELPQLLRANKLRRLSSTTQSSHPLTILLETNDYVRAVWDAHHRYPGNAAATEWFLSILPKCTGLCIPIIQLEELYRNSSVECSEPLESILKQLQQMQVLMASHSSGVFQLWLPSWGLVLNAWEAARRKLLLQLKQSSFQERSVQALQQEYSPIDTKLLIDWMVDQGEVQFRKRPAGVFVKLLASDESWSTR, encoded by the coding sequence ATGACAATTGATGATGAGGAGACTGACAAATCATCCACCCAGAGTCCTAAGAAGGCGCTCCAGGTATTCATTCGACGACCACACAAGAAAGGCGTGCACAAGTTGGAACACAAACGTTCCAGCTCGCCTTCAGTAGCTTCCCGTAAGCGCTCGGGACAATTGGTgatcagcagcaaccacGGCTTACCTTCCATTGGTCGGAAAGTTTCAGAAATACGGAAACCTGTACTGACATCGGTGCACAGATCCGAGATCGATACCAACGATTTGTTCCGAGAGAACGACGATTCCGTCTTCCCGGATGTTGCCTGCGTGTCCGATACTCTCTTGGCAATTCAGAGCCTAAAGAACGGCAGTAGATCCCAAACGATTGCGATACCTCTTACGCAAGCGCCTGGAAGACAAGCACAGCAACGAGCACCGCATTATATACACGGAATTCTCGAATGCCAGCTCTATATTCTGATAAAGGATGCGAACAACCATTTCCCATCAGTCGGAGGTACAGTACCGTCTTTGCAAGTTAGTACAGAATTGCCGCAACTACTACGGGCGAATAAATTGCGGAGACTTTCCTCCACTACGCAATCCTCCCATCCGCTGACCATCTTGCTGGAAACGAACGATTACGTTCGCGCCGTGTGGGATGCGCACCACCGGTACCCGGGTAATGCCGCTGCCACCGAATGGTTTCTCAGCATTCTCCCCAAATGTACCGGGCTCTGCATTCCAATAATACAGCTAGAAGAACTGTACCGTAACAGTTCCGTGGAATGCAGCGAGCCCCTGGAGTCCATTCTTAAGCAATTGCAGCAGATGCAAGTGCTCATGGCGTCGCATTCGTCCGGCGTTTTTCAATTGTGGCTGCCATCTTGGGGTCTCGTTTTGAACGCTTGGGAGGCAGCCCGCAGAAAACTGCTTTTGCAGCTCAAGCAGAGCTCGTTCCAGGAACGTTCCGTACAAGCTTTGCAACAAGAGTATAGCCCAATCGACACGAAGCTTCTGATTGACTGGATGGTCGACCAGGGCGAAGTGCAATTCCGAAAACGACCCGCAGGCGTCTTTGTCAAACTCCTGGCTTCTGATGAGTCTTGGTCGACAAGATAA
- a CDS encoding peptidase (putative role in signal transduction; contains PDZ/DHR/GLGF domain; weak similarity to Lactobacillus protein), whose amino-acid sequence MAGNDILKKQRPQNWSVTLFRRPGNANRLGLGLRRSTTGRVFVVGLSGDDPTSWHALASVSIGDEVTRINGALLRTLSHCDVSQLLDPQTKNGRQNGRLVLMGVCHYGNPHAVHALIERPFRDALVGLQSSCNNHEYPEILDLADKGLVTDSVLRIGDRVRSVNGIRCKISEQNLAALLDSSGRYIAIMAERVDTEDGSALIKVGTSEASSHAGRQVENETKGTICLRQRCTCLYRFVLSHSRATAKLSEAARSSLLSGFSLDVNKSYTSIMRKEALISSRYRQF is encoded by the coding sequence ATGGCGGGAAACGATATTTTGAAGAAACAGCGACCACAAAATTGGAGTGTAACGCTGTTTCGGCGTCCTGGAAATGCGAACCGACTGGGACTAGGGCTGCGTCGAAGTACCACTGGGCGTGTGTTTGTGGTAGGTCTCTCCGGTGACGATCCTACATCATGGCACGCTCTCGCGTCAGTCAGCATTGGTGACGAAGTCACACGCATCAACGGCGCACTTTTGCGAACATTAAGTCACTGTGATGTTTCTCAGCTGCTCGACCCACAAACTAAAAATGGTCGCCAGAACGGACGACTTGTTCTGATGGGCGTTTGCCATTACGGAAATCCACATGCAGTGCACGCGTTGATCGAAAGGCCGTTTCGGGATGCTCTGGTGGGTCTACAAAGCAGCTGCAACAACCACGAGTATCCGGAAATCTTGGATTTGGCGGACAAAGGTCTGGTAACGGATTCAGTATTGCGAATCGGTGACCGTGTGCGCTCAGTGAACGGCATCCGCTGCAAGATATCAGAGCAAAATTTAGCAGCGCTTCTGGATAGCTCGGGCCGCTACATTGCTATTATGGCCGAACGAGTAGACACCGAAGATGGCTCGGCCTTGATTAAGGTCGGGACATCGGAGGCTTCATCTCATGCTGGTCGACAAGTTGAAAACGAGACTAAAGGGACCATTTGCCTTCGGCAACGATGTACGTGCTTGTACCGATTCGTTCTGTCCCATTCTAGGGCGACCGCCAAATTAAGTGAGGCTGCTCGCTCAAGCTTATTGTCCGGATTTTCTTTAGACGTGAACAAGAGTTACACAAGCATTATGCGCAAAGAGGCCCTTATTTCCTCCCGCTACCGACAATTTTAG